In a single window of the Olivibacter sp. SDN3 genome:
- a CDS encoding S9 family peptidase — MKRSLIILMLMGSTSFAQTKKEITLEDIFQKGIFNTKTVSGLRSLKDGKTYVSIETNSETGLKYVAKNNYSDGKVSEAIFTEKDLLFKGRKLPMSTHFNEDESKVLIADEEESIYRRSSKANYYVFDLRSKKVTEVSSNGKQLFATLSPDGSKVAFVRENNIFIKDLHTEEEVQVTHDGKKNEIINGGTDWVYEEEFAFARAFFWSPDSKTIAYYKFDESEVPVYSMTVFDKLYPTEYQYKYPKPGEKNSVVSIHLYDINQQSTLTVDVGKEKDQYIPRIKWTQDPETLCVFRMNRHQNKLEYLFADTKTGASKVILTEDNKYYININDDLTFLKDGEHFILTSELDGYNHLYLYNNKGNMVRQITKGDWEITKFYGINESTNTLYYQSTESSPLQRDVYAVKLNGKNKTRLSKEAGTNSATFSADYSYYILNHSSTNTPANITLHSKNGKLVRMLEDNSQAKQVADSYGVKGSEFFQFTTSAGVELNGYMIKPLDFDPQKQYPVLMYVYGGPGSQNVADSWNGSRSLWFNFLAQKGYIVACVDNRGTGFRGQEFQKSTYLNLGKLETEDQIEGAKWLAQQPYIDGNRIGIWGWSYGGYMSSLCITKGADIFKLAIAVAPVTTWRYYDSIYTERYLRTPQENSEGYDDNSPINFADQLKGKFLLIHGTGDDNVHFQNSVLFSEAIIQANKSFDQAYYPNKNHGIYGGNTSLHLYGKMTDFVLNNL; from the coding sequence ATGAAGAGGTCTTTAATTATTTTAATGTTGATGGGAAGTACATCTTTCGCACAAACAAAAAAAGAAATCACCCTTGAAGATATTTTCCAAAAAGGCATATTCAACACCAAAACTGTAAGTGGTCTTCGATCATTAAAAGATGGGAAAACCTATGTATCTATTGAAACAAATTCAGAAACAGGGTTAAAATATGTCGCTAAAAACAATTATAGTGATGGCAAGGTATCCGAGGCTATTTTTACAGAAAAGGATTTACTTTTTAAGGGACGAAAATTGCCGATGAGCACCCATTTTAATGAAGACGAAAGCAAAGTGCTCATAGCCGATGAGGAAGAGAGTATTTACCGCAGATCTTCTAAAGCTAATTATTATGTGTTCGATTTGCGATCGAAAAAGGTCACCGAAGTATCCTCCAACGGCAAGCAACTATTTGCAACACTTTCTCCTGATGGCTCTAAAGTTGCTTTTGTAAGAGAGAATAATATTTTTATCAAAGATTTACATACTGAGGAAGAAGTACAGGTTACGCATGATGGTAAGAAAAACGAAATTATCAATGGTGGTACAGACTGGGTATATGAAGAAGAATTTGCTTTTGCCCGCGCTTTCTTTTGGAGCCCGGATAGCAAAACGATTGCTTACTATAAATTTGACGAGTCGGAAGTACCAGTGTATTCCATGACCGTATTTGATAAGCTATACCCTACAGAGTATCAATATAAATACCCAAAACCAGGAGAAAAAAATTCGGTTGTAAGTATCCACTTATATGATATAAACCAACAAAGCACATTAACGGTAGATGTGGGTAAGGAAAAAGATCAGTACATTCCAAGAATAAAATGGACACAAGATCCGGAAACACTTTGCGTATTTCGAATGAACCGTCATCAGAATAAACTCGAATATCTCTTTGCCGACACTAAAACAGGTGCTTCAAAAGTGATTTTGACGGAAGACAATAAATATTATATCAATATCAACGATGATTTAACTTTCCTGAAAGATGGTGAGCATTTTATACTTACCAGTGAACTAGACGGCTACAACCACCTGTATCTATATAATAACAAGGGTAATATGGTTCGGCAGATTACAAAGGGCGATTGGGAAATTACCAAATTTTACGGCATCAATGAAAGTACGAACACGCTTTATTACCAATCTACAGAAAGTTCTCCCCTACAACGTGATGTTTACGCCGTTAAACTAAATGGCAAAAATAAAACTCGGTTAAGCAAGGAAGCAGGAACAAATAGTGCTACCTTCAGTGCGGATTACAGCTACTACATCCTAAACCATTCAAGCACCAACACCCCGGCCAACATTACATTACATAGCAAAAATGGAAAACTGGTCCGTATGCTGGAAGACAACAGCCAAGCAAAGCAAGTAGCCGACAGCTATGGTGTAAAGGGCTCCGAATTCTTTCAATTCACCACTTCTGCAGGTGTGGAATTAAATGGTTATATGATCAAACCTTTAGATTTTGATCCGCAAAAGCAATATCCCGTACTGATGTACGTGTACGGTGGCCCAGGGAGCCAAAATGTTGCCGATTCCTGGAATGGTTCCCGCAGTTTATGGTTTAACTTTTTAGCCCAAAAAGGATATATTGTTGCTTGCGTAGATAACCGGGGCACAGGCTTTCGAGGACAGGAATTTCAAAAATCCACTTATCTCAACCTTGGCAAATTGGAGACAGAAGATCAAATCGAGGGAGCGAAATGGCTGGCCCAGCAGCCATATATAGACGGAAACCGAATAGGTATTTGGGGTTGGAGCTACGGAGGATATATGTCATCTTTATGTATTACCAAAGGTGCAGATATCTTTAAGTTGGCCATTGCAGTTGCCCCGGTTACAACATGGAGATACTACGACAGTATTTATACCGAGCGTTATCTACGTACCCCTCAAGAGAATTCTGAAGGTTACGACGACAATTCGCCGATTAATTTCGCCGATCAATTAAAAGGCAAATTTCTGTTGATCCATGGAACAGGTGATGATAATGTACACTTCCAAAACAGTGTGCTATTTTCTGAAGCTATTATACAAGCAAATAAGTCGTTTGACCAAGCATACTACCCCAATAAAAATCATGGTATTTATGGTGGTAATACCAGTTTACACCTGTACGGAAAAATGACCGATTTTGTTCTCAACAATCTTTAA